Proteins from a genomic interval of Nostoc sp. TCL240-02:
- a CDS encoding non-ribosomal peptide synthetase, giving the protein MSAQITQGFRLSPQQKRLWSLQQYNSAYFAQCALLLEGKLKPEVLKAALEKVIIRHGILRTTFHCLPEMTIPVMDVKNSSIFSWDNIDLSHCEPKEISSKIAKLFQAAASLNLDFDQGTLLHISLLTLSIKKHILLISLPSICADTWTLKNLVTEISNSYSAYLQGERISEEVVQYLQFSEWQNQLLTDEDAKAAKQYWHEQLSPIASLKLPFESQPSQPFKFEINYCRLDISPDVTAKIVNLAQKYDTSTAVILLACWQTLIWRLTGQPDIVIGMASDRRDYEELYSLLGLVATWLPIKSHLTPDIRFQEVVELANQTIEASAEWQDYFVPEPIENHEKLAFPIGFEFEQLPEKLVAGDLSFSLEQYYSCIEQFKVKLTCTQREHSLSTEFYYDVNYFTADTIERITRQFQILLTSVTANPEEKISQLEILSFSDRQQLLVEFNQTHIDNPQYKCIHQLFEEQVQKTPNKIAVVFEDQQLTYAQLNRKANQLAHYLQQRGVKPEVLVGLCTERSLLMIIGLLGIIKAGGAYLPLDPTLPKEGFASRLQDLEIPLILTQQRLVDNLPTDVAQIVCLDTDWDIIADHKDENPISEITAQNLVYVLFTSGSTGKPKGVAIEHQQLLNYLHGITQRLDLSSTTNFATVSTLAADLGNTGIFAALCTGGCLHILSIECATDSAILAKYCRTHPIDCLKIVPSHLATLLASAPSDSILPRQQLILGGEAASWQLIEQIRQQAPSSLIFNHYGPTEATVGVTTFAVGNQQISTQTVPLGRPLANTQIYLLDKQLQPVPIGVPGELYIGGTGLARGYLNRSDLTAEKFIPNPFAEMGSRLYKTGDIARYLADGNIEFIGRVDQQVKIRGFRVELGEIESVLCQHPQVQQAVVSVREDNSNKSLIAYVVSKQTQTLNVSELQRFLREKLPEYMMPSTFIMLKALPLTSNGKINRNALPESNGDRPELAANYEPPQTEVEQSIANIWQQILHIEKVGIHDNFFDIGGHSLLLVQAHAKLREIFLSNISVINLFEYPTINSLAKYLTQKQTEVVSFEESTQRAQSRTESRQSRAQYR; this is encoded by the coding sequence ATGTCAGCTCAAATAACTCAGGGTTTTCGCCTTTCCCCTCAACAAAAGCGTCTTTGGTCATTACAGCAATATAATTCAGCTTATTTTGCTCAATGTGCCCTTCTTTTAGAAGGCAAACTCAAACCAGAAGTATTAAAAGCTGCTTTAGAAAAAGTCATTATTCGACATGGAATTTTACGTACAACTTTTCACTGCCTACCGGAAATGACAATTCCTGTAATGGATGTAAAAAATAGTAGTATTTTCTCTTGGGATAACATCGATCTGAGTCATTGTGAACCCAAGGAAATCTCAAGTAAAATTGCAAAGCTTTTCCAAGCAGCAGCGTCCCTGAATTTGGACTTTGATCAAGGAACACTGTTACATATATCTCTACTAACGCTCTCAATAAAAAAGCATATTTTACTTATTAGTCTGCCTTCAATTTGTGCCGATACTTGGACACTCAAAAATTTGGTGACAGAAATCAGCAATTCATACTCTGCTTATTTACAAGGTGAGAGAATATCTGAAGAAGTTGTACAATACCTACAATTCTCAGAATGGCAGAATCAATTACTCACAGATGAAGATGCAAAAGCAGCGAAGCAATATTGGCATGAGCAACTTTCTCCAATTGCTTCCTTGAAATTACCTTTTGAAAGTCAGCCATCACAGCCATTTAAGTTTGAGATAAACTATTGTCGATTAGATATTTCCCCTGATGTGACAGCCAAAATTGTCAACTTAGCTCAAAAGTATGATACTTCTACTGCTGTCATCTTACTAGCTTGCTGGCAAACGCTGATTTGGCGACTTACAGGACAGCCAGATATCGTTATTGGTATGGCTAGCGATCGCAGAGACTACGAAGAACTATACAGTTTATTAGGACTTGTTGCTACTTGGTTGCCAATTAAAAGCCATTTGACACCAGACATACGCTTTCAAGAAGTTGTAGAACTAGCTAATCAGACTATAGAAGCTAGTGCAGAATGGCAAGATTATTTTGTGCCAGAACCGATAGAAAATCATGAAAAACTAGCTTTTCCCATCGGTTTCGAGTTTGAGCAACTACCAGAAAAACTCGTTGCTGGCGACCTATCATTTTCACTTGAGCAATATTACAGTTGTATTGAACAATTTAAAGTAAAACTCACTTGTACTCAACGCGAGCATTCTTTAAGCACAGAGTTCTACTACGATGTAAATTACTTTACAGCCGATACTATTGAACGTATAACCAGACAATTCCAAATTTTATTAACTAGTGTAACTGCTAATCCCGAAGAGAAAATTAGCCAATTAGAAATTCTGAGCTTTAGCGATCGCCAACAATTATTAGTAGAATTTAACCAAACACATATTGACAATCCCCAATATAAATGTATTCACCAACTATTTGAAGAACAAGTACAAAAAACACCAAATAAAATTGCCGTTGTCTTTGAAGATCAACAACTAACTTATGCACAGTTGAACCGCAAAGCCAATCAACTTGCCCACTATTTGCAGCAGCGAGGAGTCAAGCCGGAAGTTTTAGTAGGACTTTGCACAGAGCGTTCGCTCTTGATGATTATTGGGCTTTTGGGCATCATCAAAGCTGGTGGAGCCTATCTACCACTAGATCCAACCTTACCCAAGGAAGGTTTTGCTAGCCGATTGCAGGATCTCGAAATACCATTGATATTGACACAACAGCGATTAGTCGATAACCTGCCAACAGATGTAGCACAGATAGTCTGCTTAGACACAGATTGGGATATCATTGCCGATCACAAAGATGAAAATCCCATCAGTGAAATCACAGCCCAGAATTTAGTTTATGTCTTGTTCACCTCTGGCTCTACTGGTAAACCGAAGGGAGTTGCGATCGAACACCAGCAACTGCTGAATTACCTTCACGGAATCACACAGAGGTTAGATTTATCAAGCACAACTAACTTTGCCACTGTTTCCACCTTAGCTGCTGACTTGGGTAACACTGGAATCTTTGCTGCCCTTTGTACTGGTGGATGTCTGCATATATTATCCATCGAGTGTGCTACTGACTCAGCAATCTTGGCAAAATACTGCCGCACCCATCCCATTGACTGTCTCAAAATTGTCCCCTCCCACCTTGCTACTCTTCTCGCCTCTGCCCCATCCGATTCCATCTTGCCCCGCCAGCAGCTAATTCTGGGTGGCGAAGCTGCAAGTTGGCAACTTATTGAGCAGATTCGCCAGCAAGCTCCATCCAGCTTAATCTTCAATCACTATGGCCCTACAGAAGCCACTGTAGGGGTTACTACCTTCGCAGTTGGAAATCAGCAAATTAGTACGCAGACAGTACCCCTTGGTCGTCCACTTGCCAATACGCAGATTTATTTACTAGATAAGCAACTGCAACCAGTACCCATTGGTGTACCAGGTGAACTGTATATTGGTGGTACGGGGTTAGCTAGAGGTTATCTCAATCGGTCTGATCTAACGGCAGAAAAGTTCATTCCTAATCCTTTTGCAGAGATGGGTTCGCGTCTATACAAAACTGGTGACATAGCTCGTTACCTAGCTGACGGCAATATTGAATTCATTGGGCGAGTTGATCAACAGGTAAAAATTAGGGGCTTTCGTGTTGAACTTGGAGAAATTGAAAGCGTACTGTGTCAACATCCGCAAGTACAACAAGCTGTAGTTTCTGTTCGGGAAGACAATAGCAACAAATCCTTAATAGCTTACGTTGTTTCTAAGCAAACACAAACACTCAATGTTAGCGAACTGCAAAGATTTCTCAGAGAAAAACTACCAGAATACATGATGCCCTCAACTTTTATCATGTTGAAGGCTCTGCCACTAACATCCAATGGTAAAATCAACCGTAATGCACTTCCAGAATCAAATGGCGATCGCCCAGAATTGGCAGCAAATTATGAACCACCACAAACTGAGGTAGAGCAAAGCATCGCTAATATCTGGCAACAGATTCTTCATATTGAGAAAGTGGGCATTCATGATAATTTCTTTGATATCGGTGGTCACTCATTATTGCTTGTTCAAGCTCACGCTAAACTACGAGAAATTTTCCTCAGCAATATATCGGTGATTAATTTATTTGAATATCCAACTATCAACTCATTAGCTAAATATTTAACGCAAAAACAGACCGAAGTAGTTTCTTTTGAAGAAAGCACTCAACGCGCCCAAAGCCGCACTGAGTCTAGGCAGTCAAGGGCGCAATATAGGTAA